DNA from Candidatus Bipolaricaulota bacterium:
GTTCCAGGAGGCGATCGAGAAGATCGCAGAGATCCTAGCACACGGCGAGAAGGCGGGGGATGCCCTGTTCGATCACATCCTAGCGGAACTCGCGTGCGCAGCGGCGATCAAGGCCGGGGACAGGCTTCCGCTCCCCGAGCAGCAGGCCCTCGTCGATCGATTGTCGAGTATGAAGAACCCATACTTCTGCCCGCACGGCCGCCCGATCATCTTCACCCTGTCACGGGACGAGCTCGACCGGAGGTTCAAGCGCGCCTAGACGCGGGCG
Protein-coding regions in this window:
- a CDS encoding DNA mismatch repair protein MutL — translated: FQEAIEKIAEILAHGEKAGDALFDHILAELACAAAIKAGDRLPLPEQQALVDRLSSMKNPYFCPHGRPIIFTLSRDELDRRFKRA